CAATGTAGTTTTAAATAAATTATACTGCCAAACTTGTTTACTAAACACTAAAGGAAAAAAGATAAGCGTATTTTTTAAATAGTGTTTTACTCTTATTAGTTTTAAATACTTACCCATGTCTCTCACCTACCGAGGATAATACTCAAAGGCAAATTTTATTAAGTCCATAAAGCCTTCAATATTAAAATAGCCAATAACTGCAATAATACATAATAAAGTAATATTTTTTAATACTAAACTCTTTTTAAACAAGGTTTTAATAGCAAAATACCAAAGAGATATAAAGGCCCACGAAAAATATAAAGAGTACAGTATTAAGCCGTTTTCTGTTGTACCCCAACCAATTAAAGTTAACATTATAAAAGAATAACATAACCAACAAAAACAAATCAAAGCATATTTATTTTTATAATTACTAATAAAACCTACTACAGCTAAAAGTAGCAAAAATACTCCAAGTAAGTTTAAGCTGTTAGCAGGCATTAGTTGGTAAGATACGTGTTTAAATGAAGTAAAATCAATAGTTGTTTGAGGCTTAATAAGACAAGCAGCTATAAAGTTAAAATATTGATAAAGTTTATCTATAAAGCTTAAGCTTTGCCCTGTATATGGTGAATATGCAGTTAAAAATTTTTTAAAATTAATAAAGATAACTGTTTGAGAAAATAAGATAACTACACTAAAAAACTTTAAAGCAGTTACCATAATAGTAGATACATATTTTTTTATATTTTTTAAGCTACTTAACAACACAAAGATAACTCCGCTGGTCAATAATGAGCCAGTAGCAGCTATAAAGAGTATATCTTTAGCTGATTGATTTTCATTATTTAGGTAACTATACACAAATAGTATTAGCCAGAAAAAAGCAAATACATACTGCTCTATTGTTACAGAAAAAACTAAATAAGAATAACTTATTGTTATTAGTGTTAAAAATAAATACTTATTAAATCCCTTTAAATCTAATAACTTAGTTATAATAAGTGATCCTATTGTTAAAAGTAAAACTTGAATTATATTTATAGCTATAGGGTAAATATTAGTAATATTAAATAAGATTGTAGAAATAATTTTAGCAACAACAGCAAAGGGTAAAGCAAATACTGCAAATAAAGGTTGTCTTAAGTCATTTTCATGGGCATTAATATTCATAAAAACGTTGTCTTGAATGTGATTACTTGAGTCTGTTGTAAAAATAACATCATATTTAACTAGCTTATTATTTTGCTCTGCTGCATAAAAGGCATTAGTACCATTATATACAAGCACTGTGATCACAGCAAAAATTAAGACAACAAAAACTATGTACAAATAATCTACTTTAGAAAAGCTAGCCAAAAGTTTTTTTAATACTGTACCAACAGTATTAAAAAAGTAATTATAATAAATAAACACTGCCCATAAAGATAAAAATGCTAAGCTAAAACAAACAATTTTAGCATCGTTTAAAGGTAATTTGGATGGTAAAGTAATAAAATCTGTTAGTTTTTTATATATAAAAGAATTTGAAAAATAAAAGAATTTAGAAAAACTTATTATTGTAAATATACTAAAAGTCAAAGCAACACAAGCTGAAAAAAAAGTTATATTGTTTAAAGTCTTTTTAACAATATTAACAGCAAAAGCTAAAACACAAGCAACCATAACTGTTAAAACTAAGTTTACTGTTACCCCATAACCCTCTGCCCTTAAACATAATAGCGTAGATAAAGCTAATGCAGATATAACAAAGGCTATGTTACTTATATAATATTTATGTTTGATGCTCATTAAAACACCTCATTATGATTACGATTGTAGAATAATTATATACTAAACTAGTTAATTACACTAGTTATTATAAACAAAAATAAACTTTATAGATTAACTTTTATTGTATGGTTTTATTAAGAGAATAATAATAATTTAACATTATTTATTTAAAAGCACAAACACCCAATTAGGAAAACTGAGTGTTTGTATAAGTTGTATAAGGAGTTGCTTTCATCTCTATATTTGCTTTGCCAAAACTTTGCATAATTAATTATAGCCAAATATACCTTGTTATATACCCTCACACTTAATGATTACATACGTTATCCATAATTCCCTTTATTTATTTGAGTATTTTTTGCAAATTATTAATAAATCTCTTTGTTTGCTCTATTGTTCCGGTGCTTACTCGTATCCAATTATCACAACCCCATAAATAACCTGGTCTTATAATAGTGCCTAGTTTCATTAACTCTACAAACACCTCTTTACTATGGACACCAATATTAACAAAAATAAAATTCGAGTTAGAAGGCATATATTTATAGCCTTTACTGTCGAAATATGTTGTCATTAAGTCCATACATTTATAGTTTAGTTGCACTGTTTTATTTATGTGTTCAGTATCATCTAAAGCTGCAATTGCCGCTACTTGAGCCAGTTGATTAACATTAAATACAGGTTTAATCTTTAACATTTCCCGGGAAATATGTTCAGATGTTAAGACATAACCCACCCTTAAAGCTGCTAAACCGACAACTTTCGAGAATGTTCGCAAAATAATTGTATTCTCTCTTTTCTTTAGTATTTCTAATGAGTTTGGATATTCTTGATTTATCTTGGCATACTCATAATAAGCTTCATCAAATACTATAACAATATCTTTGGACACATTATCTACTAAATAGTTAACTTCTTCTGCTGTCATTATGTTTCCAGAGGGATTATTAGGGTTACAAACATATATTAACTTAGTGTTTTCATTAACTGCATTAACAAACTGCTTAAAATCGTGTTTAAACTCTATCATTGGCACTTTTATAGGTACACCACCCATAATAGTTACAGATGAGGAATATAGCCCAAATGTTACATCAGCCATTATAGCCTCGTCACCTGGGTTAATAAATGTTCGAGCTACAAAATCTAATAATTGCTCTCCTCCACTTCCAACAACTACATTATTAATGGTTAAACCATAAAAATCTGCAAGTTTAGCTCGCAAATCCATGGCAGCCGCATCAGGATATATATTAACTGTATTTATAGCCTCTTTAATCGCTTTTAAGGCTTTAGGAGAAGGTCCTAGTGGGTTTTCATTAGATGCTAGTTTATCAATTTTATCAATATTAAATTCTTTTTTCACTTCTGAAATTGGTTTACCAGGCACATAAGGT
This Clostridium sp. 'deep sea' DNA region includes the following protein-coding sequences:
- the hisC gene encoding histidinol-phosphate transaminase; translated protein: MSKNLFRTEISKIAPYVPGKPISEVKKEFNIDKIDKLASNENPLGPSPKALKAIKEAINTVNIYPDAAAMDLRAKLADFYGLTINNVVVGSGGEQLLDFVARTFINPGDEAIMADVTFGLYSSSVTIMGGVPIKVPMIEFKHDFKQFVNAVNENTKLIYVCNPNNPSGNIMTAEEVNYLVDNVSKDIVIVFDEAYYEYAKINQEYPNSLEILKKRENTIILRTFSKVVGLAALRVGYVLTSEHISREMLKIKPVFNVNQLAQVAAIAALDDTEHINKTVQLNYKCMDLMTTYFDSKGYKYMPSNSNFIFVNIGVHSKEVFVELMKLGTIIRPGYLWGCDNWIRVSTGTIEQTKRFINNLQKILK